In the Clostridium cellulovorans 743B genome, ATAATATATCTGGAGCTGAAGAATATTCAGGTATGGCTTCAGCAGAAGGGTTGGTTCAACAATTTGGATATAAGGCTACCTTTCCTTTATTGCTTAATATAGACAATCAACCAACTTATTTTATGGCTCTTAAAGACGAAGCAGGGCTTGTTAAGCAATATGCAATGGTAAATATAAATCAATATCAAATTGGGGCCATTGGTGATACTATTGCTGAGTGTGAAAAAGCATATATTTCCGCTATTTCTAAGAATGGTATTGCTGGTAATAGAAATAACGAAACTGAGGTAGTAAAAGGAACTATAGCAGAAATAAGAACTACAGTAATTGAAGGAAACTCATACTATTTTATTGTTTTATCTAATAGTGATAGAGTATTTGTAATATCCTCTGAAAAAGATAGAAGTGTAGTAATGCTAAATCCTAAAGATAATGTAGAAATAACATACAATCCTTCAGATAGTTCCATTATAGATGTTATAGAAATTTCAAAAGAATAGATTTTAAAAGAATAGATTTGAAAAGTATAGTAATACTTTACTTTAAAAGATCAACTAAATAATTTGGATTATACCTACCTAGGGATAAGTTGTAATGTAGCTAAAATAAAAATGAAAGTATAAATTCATTTAAAGTACATAAGCTAGTTTTATAGGATTAACTCTAAGAAAAAAATAGAATACGAGATGGTGCAGCTATGAAAGATAATAATATTCAGAATAAGTATAAAAACTTTATGCAATTTTTAGAGCTCGTTTCTGCTAATGAATTGAACTATTTTATTTTAGATTCAAAATTTAAAGAAGGATTTAATCAAAGGATGAAGGGGTTAAGTAGAGAAGTTAAAGAAGCCTTTGATGGAGAGTTAAGAATAGTTTTTAATACTAATGATGAAGTAGCAATAATAGATTCAACAGTGTTGTCTACTTATATAGCTGATCTTTATAGACGGTCAATGGAAGCTAAATATAAAGGTAATAGGATTGATGAGATAATAAAAAAAACTTGTGATAGTGGAGAAATGGTTAAGACGTCTTTTTTAAAGGTATCCTATAGAAGTTTATATGAGAGTTTTGATAGTGTCTACAAGGAGATAGCTTATAGAAAGCAACATCTTGAGAATAATAAAAAGTATTTTGGAGTAGAAAATTATAAAAAGTCAGATGCAGCAATTGTAATTTTAACTTTGATGGTTTTAGAAGACATATCAAAATATATTTCTGTGAAAAGAAACGTGCTTATGGATGTAATAAAGGAAGTAGTGGATTACTAATAAAATTGGTAAATTAATATCAAGAACTATATATAAGTGAAGAAAGGTAGAGTTTGTTAAATAGGATCTGTTTCAGTTAACAAGCTCTACCTATGTTTCTAAACGGCATAAACTATATCAAATTGAATATAACTAATTATGATAAATAAATTGTATTAGAATATAATTAGCTAGTTTTTTAATAAAAAAAATATAGGGTTTTCAAAAAAAATAACTATTTTTTTATACATTATATTTTTTGATTCGACAAAAATGTAAATACTTAATATACCATAAAAAACAGTAAAAATACTTGTATGTAAATTAGTGTTATCAGAATGGGTAGTTTCTAAGATATAATGTCGCAGTAAGTCATACGATTATACGATCAAAAAACAACAAAACGACAATTTATACTTATTCATTGTGATAATATTAAAGCATAATATTTGTGAAATTAATTTCACAATGGGGGGTTGCTTGTGGAAATTGTACAAACATTGAGTAAAAGTCATATGGAAGGCACAATTGAATATGCTTACCAATACAATTTAATAAGAAATACTATTGAAATTGAAGTTTGTGGAAAAAATATTGAGGTTCAAGGATATGGTATAAAAGCTATTAGAACCCATTCCAATAGTGAAGGAGTAGTATTTCAAGAAGAAGATCTAGTTAAAATAATCAGTCCTCAAAGACATAAGGTACAAAGCTTACTTAAGCTACTTTGGGACAACGTTGTATCACCAGTCCATTTAATAGATGTTTTAGGTGAATACATAGATGAATTTATAGGTGATTTTGATCAAGTAGATCTAGAAAATGTAGCAACAAATTAATGTAAATAGTATTATATATAAGATGAATTCGTATCTTCTAAGGGTGCGATTTCATCTCTTTTTTTGCGTTAAAATTAATAATTAAAAGCGTTTCTATTTAGTTTATAAAAGTTGTTATATAAATAAGGTGTGCTAGTTAATTGAGTAATCATATATATATTTTATATCATATTTAGAATACTTTGATAATAATAATAACTTGAAGCTATTTATTTTTGGAGGTCTTGGTGAAATATATAAAGGTTATACTTATAGTATTAACTGTTCTTGTGATTATAGCAGGTTCAGGATTAGCTTTGTACAAGTATATGGATACCCCAAAAACAAATGAAGAAGTATTAGATTATTTAAAAGATATAGATGGATACAGTTCTGATGTTACCATGGAGTATAAAAATTCCAGACAAACAAGTAAAGATAAATGTAAACAATTTTATTTAAAGAATTATGGATATAGGGTTGAAATCAATGGTGAAAGAGTATTATTATTTAATAAAGAAAAGTTAATAGTGAATAATTTAAAAACTGGACATAGTTTTGAGACTTCTAAGGAATTTGATGAAATATATAGATATACTTTTTTTAAAGATTTTATAAACTTGCTTTATACGGAACAGGAAATAAGGACATCCATAGTTAAGGAAGGAACTAAAGAATACATAAAACTTTCCTTGATTATGCTTAGGAATAATAACAATATTAATAGTGGAGATTTATTTATTGATAATGATTCTTTAGTGCCATATAAGCTAGTTATTTATAATAATAAAGGTGAAATAACATTAACTGCAAAATATGATAATTTTGTTATAAATAAAGAAGTGGACAAAAACTTGTTTATAGTTGGAAGGTAGGATGAACATGTTTAAACATATCAGACCAGTTTGGGCAGAGATAAATTTAGATAATTTAGCTCATAATATGAGAGAGATAAAGAAAATAACAAGAGCAAAGGATATTATTGCTGTAGTTAAGGCTGATGGATATGGTCATGGAGCTATTGATACTAGTAAGATACTTTTAGAGAATGGTGCTACAGCTTTAGCTGTAGCTGTAATAAGTGAGGCTGTAGAGCTAAGACGCAATGGTATAAAATGTCCTATAATGATACTTGGATATACTCCAACTATCTATGGAGATAGCCTTGTTAAATATGACATATCTCCTACTGTTTTTACTTATGAATATGCTAAGGAACTTTCTGATATTGCTAAGGCGGAAGATAAAATAATAAAAATACAGGTAGCTTTAGATACTGGTATGGGGAGAATTGGATTTATGCCTGATAAAAATAGTGTAGAAGAGGTATATAAAATCTCCAAGTTACCTAATATATCGATAGAGGGTATTTTTTCACACTTCTCAACTTCAGATGAAGCTAATAAGAAATTTACCTTAGAACAGTTAAAAAAATATGAAGATTTTATTCATAACCTAGAAGAAAGAGGCATAAATATTAAAATAAGACATATTGCAAATAGCGCTGCAATAATAGACTTAAAGGATACGCATTTTGAAGCAGTACGCTCAGGGATAATAATGTATGGCTACTATCCTTCAAAGGAGGTCAATGTATCAAAACTGTTGCTAAAACCCGTTATGACTCTAAAGACAAACATAATACACGTAAAAAAGTTACCCAAAGATTATTCAATTAGTTATGGAAGAACCTACAAAACACAAAAAGAAGAGATAATAGCAACACTGCCAGTAGGTTATGCTGATGGTTATACTCGTCAGCTATCAGATAAAGCACAAGTAATAATCAATGGGAAATTAGCTCCAGTAGTTGGGAGAATTTGCATGGACCAATGTATGGTTAATGTCACAGATATTGATGATGTTAAGATTGGCGATGAAGTCATACTAATGGGACAGTGTGATAATGTGAAAATGGATGCTGACGACATAGCAGGACTCTTAGAAACTATAAATTATGAAGTGGTATGCATGATAGGGAAACGTGTTCCACGAGTATACATACAAGATAATAAAGTCATAAAAATAAGGAATTATGTATAGTTAGAATTATTTAAGGACAGTATTAACATATAAAGAGTTTTAATTACACAAGGATTTTTTTAAATAATATAGCTATACATGGTTACTGTAGGGTTAGTAGGAGGTAGTGATTGTAATGTTGGAATCTAAAAATATGGTGGTAGACCTCACTGAAATACTTTTTGAAGAAGTTGAAAAAACTTTGGAATATGATGGAAAAAAGAAAACGGAATTTATAAAGGAAGCAATAATACATTATATTAATGAGAAGAAAAGACTAGCAACAATAGAAGAAATGAAAAAAGGTTATATTGAAATGGCTAGACTAAATATGGAATTTGCAGAGTTAGGAATTCAAGGTGAACTCACAGGATTAATAGATTATGAAGTAAGTCTTTCGGAGAGTGAGATACGAGATGACAATGGTAGTGAAAAGAGGAGATATATATTATGCTGACTTGAGCCCAGTTGTCGGATCAGAACAAGGGGGTATCCGTCCGGTTCTCATTATTCAAAATGACGTAGGCAATAAATATAGCCCTACAGTAATCGTTGCAGCAATAACTTCGCAAATTAACAAAGCGAAACTTCCTACACATGTTGAAATTTCGTCTGAAGAATATGGCCTCAACAAGGACTCAGTAGTTTTGTTAGAACAAGTAAGAACGCTAGATAAGAAAAGGCTAAAAGAAAAAATCGGTCATATGTCAGATGTTGATATGAAAAAAGTCGACGAGGCAATAGTGGTAAGTATGTCTCTAGTATGAAGAAAGAGGATGTCTCAAAATGATTGAAGAATTAGTTTGAGAGGCATCCTCTTTTATATTAATAATTGTTAAAAACAGCTTTATCTTAAAGTTGTTTTTTTATGTTCTTATGGGTATTAGTTTCTATTAATAAATCTATAATTTAGCTACTCTAACTGGTTTATATAAATGTATGAAAAATGTTGATAAATAAAAAATTATTTATATTTTAAAATATATTATATTTAAAGAAACTATAAAGATCTAATTGCAAACGTATAAGCAGATAAAAAAAACCTAGTGTTGTAAGAGTTATGATATATATGATAGAATAAGTAATGTGCTACACTATATTTAAATGTGTTACACAATAAACGTTATTATGGGAAAAAACTAATAAGAAATCGATAAAAATTTTAACTATAAAGTTTGGATATAATAACGGTTTTATGTTAATATAAACGTATTGGTAAAATAATTTCCCAAAATTAAATTACGAAAATTCAGGAGGTAAAATTCATGTCTTACAATACTAATGAGCTTAAGGCAATCTCAACAAATGTAAGAAAAGATATCGTGACTATGATTACTGAATCAAAATCAGGTCATCCAGGTGGATCACTTTCAATAGCAGATATAATGACAACATTATATTTTGCTGAAATGAATGTAGACCCTAAAAATCCAAAGGATGAAAACAGAGATAGATTTGTTTTATCAAAGGGTCACGCAGCACCAGTACTATATTCAGTACTTGCTGAAAAAGGATATTTCCCAAAAGAAGAACTTATGAAGCTTAGAAAGATTGATTCAATACTACAAGGTCATCCAAATATGAACTATGTTCCAGGTGTTGATATGTCAACGGGTTCATTAGGGCAAGGTATTTCTACAGCTGTAGGTATGGCTTTAGCTGGTAAACTTGATAACAAAGAATACAGAGTTTATACAGTATTAGGTGATGGAGAACTTGAAGAAGGTCAAGTTTGGGAAGCAGCAATGTGTGCAGCTCAATATAAATTAGATAATTTAACTGCTTTTGTTGATTATAATAAATTGCAAATAGATGGTAATCTTTGGGATGTTGTATCTCCTGAACCAATCGCTGATAAATTTGTTGCTTTCAATTGGCATGTTATTGCTATTGATGGTCATGATTTTGATGCAATAAAGAATGCTCTTGAAGAAGCTAAAAATACAAAAGGTAAGCCAACAGTTATCGTTGCAAACACAATAAAAGGTAAGGGTGTTTCATTTATGGAAAACCAATGTGCATGGCACGGTACTGCACCAAGCGCACAACAATGTAGTGATGCTTTAGCTGAACTTGGAGGTGAAAATTAATGGGTAAGATAGCAACTAGAGAAGCATATGGTAAAGCTTTAGCAGAATTAGGTAAAGTAAATAGTAATGTAGTTGTATTAGATGCCGATTTATCAAAATCAACTAAAACAGCTGATTTTAAAAAGGAATGCCCTGATAGATTCATAAACATCGGTATTGCAGAAGGTAACATGATGAGTGTTGCTGCTGGACTTGCAGCTTGTGGTAAAACCGTTTTTGCAAGTACTTTTGCTATGTTCGCTGCAGGAAGAGCTTTTGAGCAAATAAGAAACTCAATAGGATATCCTCACCTAAATGTTAAGATTTGTGCTACTCATGCGGGCTTAACTGTAGGAGAAGATGGAGCTTCACACCAATCTATTGAAGATTTAGCACTTATGAGAACTATACCAGGTATGGTAGTATTATCACCAAGTGATGGTGTAGAAACAGAAGCAGCTATAAAGGCAGTAGCTGAATATCAAGGACCATGCTACGTAAGACTTGGTAGAATGGCTGTTAACACTATAAATGATTTTGAAGGTTATAAATTTGAAATTGGAAAGGCTGTTACATTAAAAGAAGGAACAGATGCTACTATAATTGCAACAGGAATAATGGTAGATGCTGCTTTAGAAGCTTATGAAAAGCTTAAAGAAGAAGGTATTAATGTAAGAGTATTAAATATACATACAATCAAACCAATTGATTCAGAAGCTATAATAAAAGCTGCAAAAGAGACTGGATTAATTGTAACTGCTGAAGAACATACTGTTTTAGGCGGTCTTGGATCAGCAGTAGCAGAAGTTGTAGCAGAAAATCATCCTGTAATGGTTAAAAAGGTAGGAATAAAAGATACTTTCGGAGAAAGTGGTACTCCTGATAAGTTGATTATTAAGTACGGATTAACTAGCAAGGAAATCATTGATGCAGTAAAAGCTGGAATAGCTAGCAAATAGTTTGGATGATTTGCAATTAAATATTACAAAAACAATAAGAAAATATGCAGTAGTATCTCCTAAAGTTAATTTTAGGAGATACTACTGCTTTTTTAGTTTATTGAAAAAGTTATTGCAAATAATAATATTAGATTTATATTTTACAAGGAGGAAATTCAAAGTGAATGATAAGATAAAAAAACAAACGATGAGAATTCTTAAAACTATTATAGGAGTAATAATTGTATCAATATCGATTAAGTTTTTTTTAGCTCCAAATAAAATTGCTGCAGGTGGAATCTCTGGTATAGCAATTATTTTAAATAATTTTTTCAGTAATATTCCAGTAGGAGCTTTTATGCTTGTTATGGATATGGGGTTATTCTTAATAGCATTTATTATATTGGGAAAGAATTTTGGTGGAATTTCTCTTTTTGCAAGTATATCTTTAGCTGGTTTTACGTGGGTTTTAGATTATATTTTTCCGTATAATGTTGCACTTACAAATGATCTTTTGTTAGCGACTATTTTTGGTACTATTATTTCTGGAATTGGTATGGGGATTGTGTTCAATCAAAATGCTTCAACAGGTGGAACTGATATCATTGCCAAGATAATAAACAAGTATTTGCACATAGATATGGGAAAATCTTTACTGATGGTGGATTTGATAGTAACTATCGTAGCGGGGATAACCTTAGGATTTGATCAAGGGTTAGTTGCTGTTTTAGGGGTTATATTAAATGGATCTATAATAGATAAAACAATAGAAGGACTAAATATCTCTAAACAAATAATAATAGTGAGTAAAGAAAAAATTAAAATAAAGGAGTTTATTTTAAAGGATTTAGATAGAGGTTGCACCATTATATCAGCCAAAGGTGGTTATACTGGAAAAGAAACAGAATTAATCTATACTGTTTTGGGGAGAAAAGAATTGATAAAGTTAAAGGAATATGTAAGAGAGATAGATAGATACGCTTTTATCAACGTATCAGATTCTCATGAAGTATTAGGAGAAGGGTTTAAAAATCTTTTAGAAGAATAATTTAAGGATATTAGATTTTAAGGTATTATTATTGCACAACTTCATTAATAAGCCAGTACTAAGTGAGATTTGAAAAATATACTTAGTTGACTATGGAAAATTATCATGTAATAATATATACTTATATAGGAGTATCAGAGGAGTATCATATGACAATAAAGTATTAATCTGGGAAAAAATTTTAATTTTTTGTTGTTATGTGTTATAATCAATGAAAAAACGAATAAGGAGTTGTGCAAATGATAGAGTTTAAGAATGTTTCAAAGATTTACGGGAATAATGCACCTGCTTTATCGAATATAAATTTAAAGATTGAAAAGGGCGAGTTTGTATTTTTAGTAGGACCCAGTGGAGCCGGAAAATCTACATTTATAAAACTTTTAATGAAAGAAATTAATCCAACTAGTGGAAAGTTGATTTTTAATAATGAAGATATAACAAATATTATTCATAAGGAAATTCCTTATCATAGAAGAAAGATTGGAATGGTATTCCAAGACTTTAGGTTAATTCCTACGCTAAATGTTTATGAAAATGTTGCTTTTGCTATGAGAGTTGTAGAGGCTAGTGAAAGAGAAATTAAGAAAAAAGTACCTGTAGCGTTAGGGCTAGTAGGTTTGAATAAAAAGTATAAGAGCTATCCAGGAGAACTTTCTGGTGGTGAACAGCAAAGAATAGCCATAGCAAGAGCTATTGTTAATAATCCATCAGTAATAATTGCTGACGAACCAACTGGAAACTTAGATCCTCAAACAGCTATTGAGATTATGGAACTGCTTAAGGATATTAATAAGGGTGGTACTACAATCCTTATGGCGACTCACGCAAAGGATATAGTTGACTCTATGAAAAAAAGAGTTATAGCTATTGAAAAAGGAAAAATAGCAAGAGACGAACAAAGGGGTATGTATAGCAATGAAGAATAATTCTATAAAATTATTTTGTAACGATGCATTAAGAAGTCTTAGAAGAAATAGAACATTAACAATAGCATCTATATTAACTGTTGCATTGACATTAGTTATATTAGGATGTTTTATGGTTATTTCTAGAACAGTGGACAAGGCGTTTGTTGGACTT is a window encoding:
- a CDS encoding DUF6514 family protein, whose translation is MEIVQTLSKSHMEGTIEYAYQYNLIRNTIEIEVCGKNIEVQGYGIKAIRTHSNSEGVVFQEEDLVKIISPQRHKVQSLLKLLWDNVVSPVHLIDVLGEYIDEFIGDFDQVDLENVATN
- a CDS encoding germination lipoprotein GerS-related protein, which translates into the protein MKYIKVILIVLTVLVIIAGSGLALYKYMDTPKTNEEVLDYLKDIDGYSSDVTMEYKNSRQTSKDKCKQFYLKNYGYRVEINGERVLLFNKEKLIVNNLKTGHSFETSKEFDEIYRYTFFKDFINLLYTEQEIRTSIVKEGTKEYIKLSLIMLRNNNNINSGDLFIDNDSLVPYKLVIYNNKGEITLTAKYDNFVINKEVDKNLFIVGR
- the alr gene encoding alanine racemase — encoded protein: MFKHIRPVWAEINLDNLAHNMREIKKITRAKDIIAVVKADGYGHGAIDTSKILLENGATALAVAVISEAVELRRNGIKCPIMILGYTPTIYGDSLVKYDISPTVFTYEYAKELSDIAKAEDKIIKIQVALDTGMGRIGFMPDKNSVEEVYKISKLPNISIEGIFSHFSTSDEANKKFTLEQLKKYEDFIHNLEERGINIKIRHIANSAAIIDLKDTHFEAVRSGIIMYGYYPSKEVNVSKLLLKPVMTLKTNIIHVKKLPKDYSISYGRTYKTQKEEIIATLPVGYADGYTRQLSDKAQVIINGKLAPVVGRICMDQCMVNVTDIDDVKIGDEVILMGQCDNVKMDADDIAGLLETINYEVVCMIGKRVPRVYIQDNKVIKIRNYV
- a CDS encoding type II toxin-antitoxin system PemK/MazF family toxin; translation: MTMVVKRGDIYYADLSPVVGSEQGGIRPVLIIQNDVGNKYSPTVIVAAITSQINKAKLPTHVEISSEEYGLNKDSVVLLEQVRTLDKKRLKEKIGHMSDVDMKKVDEAIVVSMSLV
- a CDS encoding transketolase; the encoded protein is MSYNTNELKAISTNVRKDIVTMITESKSGHPGGSLSIADIMTTLYFAEMNVDPKNPKDENRDRFVLSKGHAAPVLYSVLAEKGYFPKEELMKLRKIDSILQGHPNMNYVPGVDMSTGSLGQGISTAVGMALAGKLDNKEYRVYTVLGDGELEEGQVWEAAMCAAQYKLDNLTAFVDYNKLQIDGNLWDVVSPEPIADKFVAFNWHVIAIDGHDFDAIKNALEEAKNTKGKPTVIVANTIKGKGVSFMENQCAWHGTAPSAQQCSDALAELGGEN
- a CDS encoding transketolase family protein, with the translated sequence MGKIATREAYGKALAELGKVNSNVVVLDADLSKSTKTADFKKECPDRFINIGIAEGNMMSVAAGLAACGKTVFASTFAMFAAGRAFEQIRNSIGYPHLNVKICATHAGLTVGEDGASHQSIEDLALMRTIPGMVVLSPSDGVETEAAIKAVAEYQGPCYVRLGRMAVNTINDFEGYKFEIGKAVTLKEGTDATIIATGIMVDAALEAYEKLKEEGINVRVLNIHTIKPIDSEAIIKAAKETGLIVTAEEHTVLGGLGSAVAEVVAENHPVMVKKVGIKDTFGESGTPDKLIIKYGLTSKEIIDAVKAGIASK
- a CDS encoding YitT family protein; protein product: MNDKIKKQTMRILKTIIGVIIVSISIKFFLAPNKIAAGGISGIAIILNNFFSNIPVGAFMLVMDMGLFLIAFIILGKNFGGISLFASISLAGFTWVLDYIFPYNVALTNDLLLATIFGTIISGIGMGIVFNQNASTGGTDIIAKIINKYLHIDMGKSLLMVDLIVTIVAGITLGFDQGLVAVLGVILNGSIIDKTIEGLNISKQIIIVSKEKIKIKEFILKDLDRGCTIISAKGGYTGKETELIYTVLGRKELIKLKEYVREIDRYAFINVSDSHEVLGEGFKNLLEE
- the ftsE gene encoding cell division ATP-binding protein FtsE, giving the protein MIEFKNVSKIYGNNAPALSNINLKIEKGEFVFLVGPSGAGKSTFIKLLMKEINPTSGKLIFNNEDITNIIHKEIPYHRRKIGMVFQDFRLIPTLNVYENVAFAMRVVEASEREIKKKVPVALGLVGLNKKYKSYPGELSGGEQQRIAIARAIVNNPSVIIADEPTGNLDPQTAIEIMELLKDINKGGTTILMATHAKDIVDSMKKRVIAIEKGKIARDEQRGMYSNEE